The genomic stretch CGGCGGTTAGTCAGAAGAGTACCTGCGGTTTCACCCTCAAAAAGCGGTACCGTTTCACCCACAGACACAGCCTTGATTCGCTGTGGGCTAAGTCCAAAGATGGTGAGGTAACGTTCAACCTGTTTTGCTCGCCCAAGAGCTAACTTATCGTTGTACTCTTCAGTGCCTGTCGCATCTGCGTGCCCAGTAACAATTAAGTCTAACGATTTGTTTTCTTTTAGAATGTAAGACGCTTCAGCCAGTTTTCCCATGTACTTAGGATTCACTTCGGTAGAGTCTTGAGCGAATTGGTTATCAACATTTAACAAGTCATACAGTTGTTCAATCACAGACAACTGCATACGGAATTGGTTTTCATTTTTAGGAGGTTCGCAGCGAGCTTGCGAGGTAACATAGTCGAGTTGGACTTCAAGTTCGTTAAGGCGTTTTCTTTGAATAACAAGGTCGTTGGCAGCATCCAATAGAAGACCACCTTGTAGTTCTCGTGCGATACGATTTTGCTTTTCTATGGCTTGAACAACGGCAGCAGGGAAGCACCAGCGAGCACCTTCTTGGATCAAGGCATCTAAATGTAGTTTTGCTAGTTGCCAATCAAAACGTAGTCCGTGTTCAGGACCAAGCGGCTCATCGGGCATGACAGGAGAGAAGTCAGAGTTCTGATAATTAATCGAGTCGTAACTTTCTGCTAAACCTCCGGTGCCTTGTTCTGGGTAACTTGTGCAACCCAGAACTAGGACAGACAGAGAAAGGGCTATGTAGTTTTTAAGTTTTTTCATGCCAACGTCCTTTGTTTTTTCTTTTTATTATTATTTTTAGTTACTTCTAGCTTAGTGGATCTTCATGAATTAGTAGGATTTTTTGAGTTAACAGGGATAGCGTGGCCAATACGCAGTAGATTCATAATTTCTAGTGGCTGACCTGATACGTTTTCCAAGCGCATATTTCTTTCACGTTCAGTTAGGCGTTTGAACATATAAACAATCGCGCCTACACCTGAAGAGTCCAAAAACTGCACTTCACTGAAATCGACTTCGATCTCTTGGTGACCATCATTTGAAATCACATCGTCAATGTCTGTCTGTGCATCGCGGCTACCCGCTGCGTCTAAATCACCGAAAATAGAAAGAGTCAGCGTTGTTGTGTTTAGGTCAATTTTGCGTAATTCCATAATGATATCTCCTTGAATGCATGAGTTTAGAATTGCACTGAATGTGCCAACTTTTATATTGCTTATTTTCAATTAGTTAGAGTTTTTCTTTGGGTGGGTGTCATATTGAGAAACGCCACTTCTCAATATGAGAAGTAAAAATGAATGAATTTTTGAGAGTCACAATTGATTGATATTGCGAATGAAACGCTAAGTTAAATAAGACTGAAGATTGGATCGCATCTCTAAGGAAATCTCACGTACCGTAATTCGAGACCACATAGGATAAAAATACTTGAAGGAAAAAGTACTCGAGTAAATAGCAGATCAAAACAGAAAGCGGATAGGGAGTAGATGATGAGATTAACCAAATTGGCGGTTGCAACACTCTTGGCATTTTCATTGCCATCTCACTCATCTTATTTACCGCCTGAACAGTTAGTATTAGCCAATACCTATAAACAAGGAATAGATGTCTCTGAGTATTGGACGAGTGAGAAACTCGATGGTATTCGAGCCTTATGGGATGGAAAGCATTTTTATACAAGAAATGGTAATCGAATTTACGCACCAAAGTGGTTTACAGAGAGCTTGCCACAAGTGCACTTAGAGGGAGAGCTGTGGGCTGGACGAGGGAAATTCCATCTTGTTCAATCTACTGTGTTAGATCACACACCTAGCGATAACGCTTGGCGACAGATCGACTTCATGCTCTTCGATATGCCAGGTGCAGCCGGAGATTACCAAAAGCGTTATTACAACATATTGCATTGGGTGAGCGTAATCGATGAGTCACACGTCGGTTATGTTGAACATTCACCCATAAAGAATGAAGAAGCGTTGTTTCACCAACTAGACAACGTAGATGAGCGACACGGCGAGGGTTTGATGCTTCGCAAGATCACTAGCCGTTATCAAGCAGGTCGCAGCAATGACTTATTAAAACTCAAAAGACACCATGATGCTGAAGCCACTGTGATTGGTTATAAAACAGGGACGGGCAAATACAAAGGAATGATGGGCTCAATCTTAGTTCACAACGAGCAGGGCGTAGAGTTTTACATTGGCAGCGGGTTTACTGACAAAATGAGATTGTCGCCACCCGAGATTGGTAGTCGTATTACTTTTCGCTACAACGGCCTGACTCAAAACGGAAAGCCAAAGTTTGCAAGGTTTGTCAGAGAGAAGAGTGACTATTGAGTTGTTTAATCATTTGATTTTAATAATTTAGAAAGCAAAAGAGCCCTGATGATCAGAGCTCTTTTTTGTTTTATGTTTTATGTTTTAGCGGGTTCCACCAATGCTAGTTATGACAATTGTTTCTGGCTAGATTATCGAGAACTGAATTCCAGTTGTACTTCATCACTTTGTTTATGCATCCAATGAAGGCGCATACCAAGCATGGTCGCCGCTGAAGATAAACCAATAATGAAGCCAACCCAGAAACCATGTGCTCCCATAGGCTCAACAATCCAATCTGTCATTCCTAAGATGTAGCCGATAGGAAGACCAAGCAACCAGTAAGCCACAAAGGTAATATTAAAGATCGAACGCATATCTTTGTAGCCACGCAAAGCACCTGCAGCGATAACTTGAATGGCGTCGGTACATTGATAAACCGCTGCGAACAACAGTAATTGCATTGCAACGGTAATTACCGCGGTATTCTCTGTGTACAGTAATGAAACCTGCTCTCTGAAAATTGCCGTCAATGCTGCCGTCATTAATGCAGTCACTAAACCAACAATGATACCCACGTGTGTCGCGATCTTCGCACCTTCGGTATTATTTTCACCTAGCTTATGGCCAACACGAATACTCACGGCGGCACCAATACTCATTGGAATCATGAAGACCAGTGAAGAGAAGTTGATCGCGACTTGGTGCGCGGCAACAATCAATGAGCCAAGTGGGGCAACCAACAAGGAAACAACGGCAAACAAGGTTACCTCGAAGAAGATAGCCGCTGCGACAGGAAAGCCAAGTCTAAACAGGCGAATTTGAGCTTTAAGTTGCGGCTTATGGAACGTACCGAAGATGTTGATTTTCGCTAAACGTTTTGAAGTTAAAACGTAAGCGAACAGCAGTGCAAACATCACCCAGTACACGATAGCCGTTGCAACGCCACAGCCAACACCACCCAGTGCAGGAGCACCCAGTTTTCCGTATACGAACATCCAGTTAAGCGGGATGTTTAATAGCAAGCCAATAAAACCAATCACCATTGCAGGCTTAGTTAAAGACATTCCATCGGTAAAACTTCTCAAGGTTTGGAACAGTAAGAAAGCAGGTACAGCAAACATCACCGCATTCATATAGCCGATGGTTTTTTCCGCCATGAGTTGTTCAATGTCCATCCACTCCAATATCAATTGTGTCTGGAACAGTACGCCAATGATTGGAAGGGAGATGACGAGCGCTAAAAATGCGCCTTGTTGAATTTCAAATGGAATTTTTACTTGTCGACCAGAACCATTCAGTTGTGCAACGACAGGAACCAACGCCATCAATAGGCCAACACCAAATAGGATTGATGGTAGCCAGATACTTGCTGCAATCGAAACCGCCGCCATATCGATAGCACTTACGCCACCGGCCATTACGGTATCAACGAAACCCATACCAGTTTGTGCAACGGATGCGATCAATACTGGGGTCGCAAGTTTGATTAGATTCGAGGATTCTTCTTTGTAACGATGCACAAACAACTCCAAATAAGAGGGAAAATTAGAATAATAGTGTAGGAAAGGACATTCTGAAGGAATCAGAGACAATGATCTTAAGCTTCCACTGGACGAATCATAAAGAAATGTCACAATAACTGCTATGAAAAACTGTTATTAGGGCGTATTGATCTTTCGAGCTGATTTTTGCAGCGAGTTGCTGGGGATTTATACAAGGCAGAGGCGTCGATGTGTAGCTAGCCTACATGAGAAGCCGATAACGTAGTAAAAATGACCAGCAAACGCTGCCCGAAGGGTTCGGCTAAAAGCGTTTTACTCTTTGTTGAGGGAGATTTACTTAGAATGACTAGGCTACTTCCCCCTCGCCGCGATTAAAACGCTTTTATCTCGAACAAAATTTAACCACGAAAGGTCAACACGCCCTAGAATGCTAAATAGGAATCTTATGTTTACAGGTATCGTTCAAGGCATGGCAACACTGGTTGCTATCAACAAAAAAAAGTCGTTTCAAACTCATACCATTGAGCTAAGTAACGAAATGATTGAAGGGTTAGCGATTGGTGCTTCAGTAGCTCATAACGGTTGTTGCTTAACGGTAACGGAAATTTCAGGAAACCAGATTGCTTTTGATTTAATGCAAGCGACATTGCGATTGACGAACTTAGGCCAGCTGAATGTTGGTGATAAAGTGAATGTTGAGCGTGCAGCAAAGTTTGGTGACGAAATTGGCGGCCATAGCATGTCTGGCCATATTACTCTGATGGCTGACCTAGTTGATGTGATTAAGACTGAGAACAACCGTACACTTTGGTTTGAACTGCCAGAAGAATCGATGAAGTACGTGTTGAGCAAGGGTTATATTGGCGTTGATGGTTGTTCATTGACGATAGGTGAAGTGGAAGAGAACCGTTTCTCTGTCCATCTGATCCCAGAAACGCTGAATCGTACTCTGTTTGGCGGCCGTGAAGTCGGTGACCAAGTAAACATCGAATTCGACCCACAAACTCAAGCTATCGTTGATACGGTAGAGCGTGTATTAGCGAACCAGAAATAGCCAGTAAGCGCATTGAATCGGTGGCGATAAAATCATATCGATGACCAAATTAAAAAAGAGCACATGAGGTGCTCTTTTTTGATCTTGGTTTAAACGAGAAACTGATTGTCAAAATACTTGTTCATCATCGGCATCAATCGAAAGGTTGATTCTGTCTCTTACCTCGTCGACCTGCATATCCAAATGAATGGCATTGCAACACGCGGGACAATCATCATAGAAGTCTTGGCTACCATTAGATGCATCAAGCGTGATGTTGATACCGTGTCCACAATGCGGACAGGAGACATGTTTCTCTGTGTATTTATGCATGGCAAATTCTCCTCACTGTAACTGATACCAATCGTATTCGGTTATAAACAGCTGTAATTGGTATTAAACTGCTTGAATCTTCTGAATACACGCTTCGGTTTGTGCCAAGTAATGACCGCCAAATTGATTACAGTGATTGAGAAGATGGTACAAGTTATAAATATCTTTTCGATCAGTATAGCCAACGTCGAGCGGCATGACGCTTTGGTAACCTTCATAAAACTCTTTAGGGAAGCCT from Vibrio pomeroyi encodes the following:
- a CDS encoding OmpA family protein, yielding MKKLKNYIALSLSVLVLGCTSYPEQGTGGLAESYDSINYQNSDFSPVMPDEPLGPEHGLRFDWQLAKLHLDALIQEGARWCFPAAVVQAIEKQNRIARELQGGLLLDAANDLVIQRKRLNELEVQLDYVTSQARCEPPKNENQFRMQLSVIEQLYDLLNVDNQFAQDSTEVNPKYMGKLAEASYILKENKSLDLIVTGHADATGTEEYNDKLALGRAKQVERYLTIFGLSPQRIKAVSVGETVPLFEGETAGTLLTNRRVSIEIISPKNAAKMGGAL
- a CDS encoding STAS domain-containing protein — its product is MELRKIDLNTTTLTLSIFGDLDAAGSRDAQTDIDDVISNDGHQEIEVDFSEVQFLDSSGVGAIVYMFKRLTERERNMRLENVSGQPLEIMNLLRIGHAIPVNSKNPTNS
- a CDS encoding DNA ligase, translated to MRLTKLAVATLLAFSLPSHSSYLPPEQLVLANTYKQGIDVSEYWTSEKLDGIRALWDGKHFYTRNGNRIYAPKWFTESLPQVHLEGELWAGRGKFHLVQSTVLDHTPSDNAWRQIDFMLFDMPGAAGDYQKRYYNILHWVSVIDESHVGYVEHSPIKNEEALFHQLDNVDERHGEGLMLRKITSRYQAGRSNDLLKLKRHHDAEATVIGYKTGTGKYKGMMGSILVHNEQGVEFYIGSGFTDKMRLSPPEIGSRITFRYNGLTQNGKPKFARFVREKSDY
- a CDS encoding MATE family efflux transporter, with the protein product MHRYKEESSNLIKLATPVLIASVAQTGMGFVDTVMAGGVSAIDMAAVSIAASIWLPSILFGVGLLMALVPVVAQLNGSGRQVKIPFEIQQGAFLALVISLPIIGVLFQTQLILEWMDIEQLMAEKTIGYMNAVMFAVPAFLLFQTLRSFTDGMSLTKPAMVIGFIGLLLNIPLNWMFVYGKLGAPALGGVGCGVATAIVYWVMFALLFAYVLTSKRLAKINIFGTFHKPQLKAQIRLFRLGFPVAAAIFFEVTLFAVVSLLVAPLGSLIVAAHQVAINFSSLVFMIPMSIGAAVSIRVGHKLGENNTEGAKIATHVGIIVGLVTALMTAALTAIFREQVSLLYTENTAVITVAMQLLLFAAVYQCTDAIQVIAAGALRGYKDMRSIFNITFVAYWLLGLPIGYILGMTDWIVEPMGAHGFWVGFIIGLSSAATMLGMRLHWMHKQSDEVQLEFSSR
- a CDS encoding riboflavin synthase subunit alpha; translation: MFTGIVQGMATLVAINKKKSFQTHTIELSNEMIEGLAIGASVAHNGCCLTVTEISGNQIAFDLMQATLRLTNLGQLNVGDKVNVERAAKFGDEIGGHSMSGHITLMADLVDVIKTENNRTLWFELPEESMKYVLSKGYIGVDGCSLTIGEVEENRFSVHLIPETLNRTLFGGREVGDQVNIEFDPQTQAIVDTVERVLANQK
- a CDS encoding CPXCG motif-containing cysteine-rich protein; protein product: MHKYTEKHVSCPHCGHGINITLDASNGSQDFYDDCPACCNAIHLDMQVDEVRDRINLSIDADDEQVF